The following coding sequences are from one uncultured Desulfobacter sp. window:
- a CDS encoding sugar phosphate isomerase/epimerase family protein: protein MKIGMMNNPSNSVYKEAEKCGKVGFDFLDLTLEGPNAADVDVQRLKAVLDDYELGITGHTDPCLPWAYPVPGIRDACLKELERCARIVARLGAGVMNIHPCYACPPGMKAQRVAFHMEALPAVVEMAASYGLTLVLENYGAPFDRVSVFTELIARVPGLKLHLDVGHTNFGKDGHNIFCETLGAHLVHVHFSDNRGRKDDHLPLGIGTVDWRQAVDALKAISYDNTITLEIFCNDPQMQIAYLDLNLKMVRGLWDSSD from the coding sequence ATGAAGATAGGGATGATGAACAACCCGTCAAATTCAGTTTATAAAGAAGCCGAGAAATGCGGCAAAGTCGGTTTTGATTTTCTGGATCTGACCCTGGAAGGCCCCAATGCCGCAGATGTGGATGTTCAGAGGCTTAAAGCCGTCCTGGATGATTACGAACTGGGAATCACCGGGCATACCGATCCCTGCCTGCCCTGGGCATACCCGGTGCCCGGGATCAGGGATGCGTGTTTAAAAGAACTTGAACGGTGCGCACGCATTGTTGCCCGTTTGGGTGCCGGGGTAATGAACATACACCCCTGCTATGCTTGTCCGCCCGGGATGAAGGCTCAACGGGTCGCATTTCACATGGAGGCGTTGCCGGCCGTTGTTGAGATGGCCGCATCATATGGGCTTACCCTGGTGTTGGAAAATTATGGCGCGCCCTTTGACCGGGTGTCGGTATTTACGGAGCTGATCGCCCGGGTCCCCGGCCTGAAATTGCACCTGGACGTCGGCCATACCAACTTTGGCAAGGATGGCCATAATATCTTCTGTGAGACGCTTGGGGCGCACCTTGTGCATGTCCACTTTTCCGACAATCGCGGCAGAAAGGACGATCACCTGCCGCTGGGCATCGGCACCGTAGACTGGCGGCAGGCGGTGGATGCGTTAAAAGCGATCTCATACGACAATACCATCACCCTGGAAATTTTCTGCAATGATCCACAGATGCAGATCGCGTATCTGGACCTGAATCTGAAAATGGTACGCGGCTTGTGGGATTCATCTGACTGA
- a CDS encoding ATP-binding protein: MAQETKNSEKKAEDTASTTKLLSGEFLNYRRIWLLSFVLTALFAIIPVIFFAVLDYNLTRRSLENDAEARASRLASNTWRSLSFFLDERKNALSYVVQSNSLAQLEDTQQLKKTLTFLHQSFGGFTDIGIIDATAVQTAYAGPHELAGKNYKDQQWFKDTMDHGISVSDVFLGFRNVPHMSIALRHMASDHSFFIIRATIEHQLPKIISEVQTSGNGDAFLINAQGILQTPSHHFGDVFEKANIAVPSATDQTRTMSITLENDQELIAAFRHIPNTPFILVVLKSKQEIMSPWHASQATVIKYLGISISVVLLWIGAVTGYFVRRLKYLDIKRSKYFHLAEYENKMASIGRLAAGVAHEINNPLAIINEKAGLIKDMAHFKQELKEDPRLLEIVDIILDSVKRCSRITRQLLSFGRQTQTTPVPLTLKSVLDEVLVFLVKEAQLKNILIDIDVPETLSQIVGNRGKLQQVFLNIVNNAFAAMPKDGKLSISAQETEAPFVRIDIIDSGCGISPENLKHIFEPFFSTKTNQGGTGLGLSITYGLVQELGGRIKVKSKVNEGTTFIIYLPTTIQKKE; this comes from the coding sequence ATGGCCCAGGAAACAAAGAATTCGGAAAAAAAAGCAGAGGACACCGCGTCAACCACCAAACTCCTTTCAGGAGAATTCCTCAATTACCGGCGGATCTGGCTGCTCTCTTTTGTGCTGACAGCCCTGTTTGCCATTATTCCCGTAATCTTTTTTGCCGTCCTGGATTACAATCTGACCCGGCGGTCCCTGGAAAACGATGCCGAGGCCAGGGCCTCCCGCCTGGCCTCAAACACCTGGCGGTCTCTTTCATTTTTTTTGGATGAGCGTAAAAATGCGCTAAGCTATGTGGTGCAGTCCAATTCCCTGGCCCAGCTTGAAGACACCCAGCAATTAAAAAAAACCCTGACGTTTCTACACCAAAGCTTTGGGGGATTTACGGATATCGGCATTATTGATGCCACCGCTGTCCAGACCGCCTATGCCGGTCCCCATGAGCTTGCAGGTAAAAATTACAAGGATCAGCAATGGTTCAAGGACACCATGGACCATGGGATCTCGGTAAGCGATGTCTTTTTAGGGTTCAGAAACGTTCCCCATATGTCCATTGCCCTGCGTCATATGGCTTCGGATCACAGCTTTTTCATTATCCGGGCCACCATTGAGCATCAGCTGCCCAAAATTATCTCCGAAGTTCAAACATCGGGTAACGGAGATGCGTTTTTAATCAATGCCCAGGGTATTCTTCAAACCCCTTCCCACCATTTCGGTGATGTATTTGAAAAAGCAAACATTGCCGTGCCATCGGCCACGGACCAAACCCGTACCATGTCCATTACACTGGAAAATGATCAGGAGTTGATCGCAGCATTCAGGCACATCCCCAATACACCGTTTATCCTGGTGGTGCTTAAATCCAAGCAGGAGATTATGTCCCCCTGGCATGCCAGCCAGGCCACAGTGATCAAGTACTTGGGCATCAGCATATCCGTGGTTCTGTTGTGGATCGGGGCGGTGACCGGTTATTTTGTCAGGCGTTTAAAATATTTAGACATTAAACGGTCCAAATATTTTCATTTGGCTGAATATGAAAACAAAATGGCGTCCATCGGCCGGCTTGCCGCAGGGGTGGCCCATGAGATCAATAACCCGTTGGCCATTATCAATGAAAAGGCCGGCCTCATAAAGGATATGGCCCACTTCAAGCAGGAACTCAAAGAGGACCCAAGGCTCCTTGAAATTGTGGATATCATTCTTGACTCGGTGAAACGGTGCAGCAGGATTACACGCCAATTGCTCAGTTTCGGTCGCCAGACCCAGACAACGCCGGTGCCGTTAACCCTTAAATCGGTTCTTGATGAAGTGCTGGTCTTTCTGGTAAAAGAGGCACAGTTAAAAAATATTTTGATTGATATAGATGTGCCTGAAACCCTGTCCCAAATTGTCGGCAACCGGGGTAAGCTGCAGCAGGTTTTTTTAAACATAGTCAACAACGCATTTGCTGCGATGCCCAAAGACGGCAAGCTTTCCATCAGTGCACAAGAAACGGAGGCCCCCTTTGTCCGCATTGACATCATTGACAGCGGGTGCGGCATTTCCCCTGAAAATCTTAAACATATTTTTGAGCCTTTTTTCTCCACAAAAACAAATCAGGGGGGTACGGGGCTTGGGCTATCCATCACCTACGGCCTTGTTCAGGAGTTGGGTGGACGAATCAAAGTAAAAAGCAAGGTTAACGAGGGCACAACATTTATAATCTATCTGCCCACAACAATACAAAAAAAAGAGTAA
- a CDS encoding rhodanese-like domain-containing protein — translation MKKFFLIPVMVMLTASAYAFGYNYVSADKVKSWIENGTPVNIVDIQVSEEFKAHHLPGAIPTYSYPVKSDSDKAKLDKAIADTKKNQDPVVIVCPRGKGGAKRCYDYLQENGIAEDRLLILEKGQAGWPHKEMVKTD, via the coding sequence ATGAAGAAATTTTTTCTGATTCCGGTCATGGTGATGCTGACGGCTTCAGCCTACGCATTCGGATATAACTATGTGTCTGCTGACAAAGTCAAATCCTGGATTGAAAACGGGACCCCCGTAAACATTGTGGATATCCAGGTATCCGAAGAGTTTAAGGCCCACCATCTGCCCGGCGCGATCCCCACCTATTCTTATCCTGTAAAATCAGACAGCGACAAAGCCAAACTGGACAAAGCGATTGCCGACACCAAAAAGAACCAGGACCCGGTGGTCATTGTCTGCCCAAGGGGCAAAGGCGGAGCCAAGCGCTGCTACGATTACCTCCAGGAAAACGGCATTGCCGAAGACCGTCTTCTGATCCTGGAAAAGGGTCAGGCGGGGTGGCCGCACAAAGAGATGGTAAAAACTGATTAG
- a CDS encoding PTS sugar transporter subunit IIA, with translation MEILITELCKSLGVSRTTIERWIRQGKLPVSKKGRTYSFHARDLKNWAAKNHISLNLKPRPAQGSEAEVQVSLSTALETGGVYHDIETGPDVPSVIHACVEHIQAVPDDCKTDLAQQLIKREEALSTGVGGGIAIPHPRTPLKYLEHPMVAACFLTTPVEYHALDKQPVSTLFFILFPELKFHLHLLSSLSLCLRNRQFSEFLKTCPEQSELIEKIDALHLTQKM, from the coding sequence ATGGAAATTTTAATAACTGAGTTATGCAAGTCTTTAGGGGTATCCCGTACAACCATAGAGCGCTGGATCCGCCAGGGAAAGCTGCCTGTGTCCAAAAAAGGGAGAACTTACAGCTTTCATGCCAGGGATCTGAAAAACTGGGCTGCCAAAAACCACATCTCCCTTAATTTGAAACCCCGCCCTGCCCAAGGCAGTGAGGCCGAAGTGCAGGTCTCTTTGTCCACGGCCCTTGAGACCGGCGGCGTATATCACGATATTGAAACCGGGCCCGATGTACCGTCGGTCATTCATGCATGCGTTGAACATATTCAAGCGGTACCTGATGATTGTAAAACAGATCTTGCCCAACAGCTTATCAAAAGAGAAGAAGCGTTGTCCACAGGGGTTGGCGGCGGTATTGCCATCCCCCACCCGCGAACGCCCCTTAAATATCTTGAACACCCCATGGTTGCGGCCTGCTTTCTCACAACACCCGTGGAGTATCATGCATTGGACAAGCAGCCTGTATCCACCCTGTTTTTCATCCTGTTCCCGGAATTAAAGTTCCATCTTCACTTACTTTCTTCCCTTTCGTTATGCTTACGAAACAGGCAGTTCAGTGAATTTTTAAAAACCTGCCCGGAACAATCCGAGTTAATAGAAAAAATTGATGCCCTGCACCTGACCCAAAAGATGTAA
- a CDS encoding response regulator, whose product MQILLVDDEKELVSTLAERLGFRGIDAHWAVTPGDAIAMLSDQSYDIAVLDVQMPEMNGFELKEKLEKISPALKFIFMTGHGSEECYHEGCSQTGEAFYLVKPVEIDSLIEKLNQVMLDGGKN is encoded by the coding sequence ATGCAGATACTTCTGGTGGACGATGAAAAAGAATTGGTTTCTACCCTTGCAGAACGACTTGGGTTCAGAGGAATTGATGCACACTGGGCCGTCACGCCCGGTGACGCCATCGCCATGCTCTCGGATCAAAGCTATGACATTGCGGTGTTGGATGTGCAGATGCCGGAGATGAACGGCTTTGAACTCAAGGAAAAGCTGGAAAAAATCAGTCCTGCACTTAAATTTATATTCATGACCGGCCACGGCTCCGAAGAGTGCTACCATGAAGGATGTTCCCAGACCGGAGAGGCGTTTTACCTTGTCAAACCCGTAGAAATTGACAGCCTGATTGAAAAGCTTAACCAGGTCATGCTCGATGGAGGAAAAAATTGA
- a CDS encoding response regulator, which yields MSILTFFSGSYCGKSSIVSDVIAQSGFKLLSDNDIVALAAKLSGMPEKKIARSFLEKTSVFNKFTHEKERSIAYLRLAVAQSIAQDKCVIEGFTSLLIPTSISHVLRICLIADKASRIEAAMKEYNLSEKDAGSLIAKSDEAHAAWSNTLYKITDPWDASLYDMILPTDKMTKDEAVALILENLKNEVIQPTKASQKAAEDFALAARVEVALSKEGHAVGVSARDGLVTLTINTNVLLLGKLEEELKNIVQQVEGVSSVETRIGKGFYQADIYRRFDFQVPSKVLLVDDEREFVQTLSERLQMRDMGSAIAYDGESALNLVEADEPDVMILDLKMPGIDGIEVLKKVKASRPDIEVIILTGHGSDADREICMKLGAFAYLQKPVDIEELSKNLEAANEKIRQKQKV from the coding sequence ATGTCCATACTGACATTTTTCAGCGGTTCATATTGCGGCAAGTCGTCAATCGTTTCAGATGTTATTGCCCAAAGCGGATTCAAACTGCTCTCAGACAATGACATCGTGGCCTTGGCCGCCAAGTTGTCCGGCATGCCCGAAAAGAAAATTGCCCGCTCGTTTCTTGAAAAAACATCGGTATTCAATAAGTTTACCCATGAAAAAGAGCGTTCCATTGCTTACCTGCGCCTTGCCGTTGCCCAGAGTATTGCCCAGGACAAGTGTGTGATTGAAGGATTTACAAGCCTTTTAATCCCTACATCCATAAGCCACGTACTAAGAATCTGCTTGATTGCAGATAAGGCCTCTCGCATTGAAGCGGCCATGAAAGAATACAACTTAAGTGAAAAAGACGCCGGCAGCTTGATAGCAAAAAGCGACGAAGCCCACGCCGCATGGTCCAACACGCTTTATAAAATTACCGACCCCTGGGATGCGTCCCTGTACGACATGATTCTGCCCACGGACAAAATGACCAAAGATGAAGCCGTTGCGCTGATTCTTGAAAATTTAAAAAATGAAGTGATCCAGCCCACCAAGGCATCCCAAAAGGCCGCCGAGGACTTTGCCCTGGCAGCCCGGGTGGAAGTGGCATTATCCAAAGAGGGTCATGCGGTTGGCGTCAGTGCCCGGGACGGCCTGGTAACCCTGACCATCAATACCAATGTTCTTCTGCTGGGAAAGCTTGAAGAAGAGCTTAAAAATATAGTACAACAGGTAGAAGGGGTTTCTTCGGTTGAAACCCGAATCGGCAAGGGGTTTTACCAGGCAGACATCTATCGCAGGTTTGACTTTCAGGTGCCGTCAAAAGTGCTGCTGGTGGATGACGAACGTGAATTTGTCCAGACCCTGTCCGAAAGACTGCAGATGCGTGACATGGGCTCAGCCATTGCCTATGACGGTGAATCGGCCCTTAATCTTGTGGAAGCCGATGAACCCGATGTGATGATTCTGGATCTGAAAATGCCCGGGATTGACGGTATTGAAGTGCTCAAAAAAGTCAAGGCATCCAGGCCTGATATCGAAGTTATCATTCTTACAGGTCACGGGTCCGACGCGGACAGAGAAATCTGCATGAAGCTTGGGGCATTTGCCTATCTGCAAAAACCCGTGGACATTGAAGAGCTCAGCAAGAATTTAGAGGCTGCCAATGAAAAAATCCGGCAGAAACAGAAAGTATAA
- a CDS encoding response regulator, with protein sequence MSEKVLIIDDEQEFTQALAERMTNRGMDVTTSGSAIEGLQSVEEKSFDVVVLDLQMPEMDGIETLKILKKKKPELQVILLTGHATVEKGIEAMKLGAMDLLEKPADLSTLTEKIKKAQAKKMILVEKKAEARIKEIMETRGW encoded by the coding sequence ATGAGTGAAAAAGTTTTAATCATAGATGACGAACAGGAGTTTACCCAAGCCCTGGCAGAGAGAATGACCAACCGGGGAATGGATGTAACCACTTCGGGTTCCGCCATTGAAGGCCTGCAAAGCGTCGAAGAAAAGTCCTTTGACGTGGTGGTCCTTGACCTGCAGATGCCGGAAATGGATGGCATTGAAACCTTAAAAATTCTTAAAAAGAAAAAACCCGAACTCCAGGTCATCCTTTTGACCGGGCATGCTACGGTTGAAAAAGGCATTGAGGCCATGAAGCTGGGTGCCATGGATCTGCTCGAGAAACCGGCCGACCTGTCAACCCTGACTGAAAAAATCAAAAAAGCCCAGGCAAAAAAGATGATCCTGGTGGAGAAAAAAGCCGAAGCAAGAATCAAGGAAATTATGGAAACCCGGGGATGGTAA
- a CDS encoding sensor histidine kinase, whose amino-acid sequence MKHTVQEITDQYGPAYFGRMGASISHDIKNCLAIMNENAGLMSDHLFMAQKGKPIDAERFSTIVQRIEKQIARADNIVKSLNAFSHSMDKPKQQIDLDEAVTLALGLGARIIANKGIQVNHNPSENKRYLNGSLFFSLSLIWSILENITENLASGTVLNIFSKEEDDNQVCLSFQCEQPIFASDFAEQVNCQALDLFQAKIVLAEQNTRADLLFGR is encoded by the coding sequence TTGAAACACACGGTTCAGGAAATTACCGACCAATACGGTCCTGCGTATTTCGGCCGGATGGGTGCATCCATATCCCATGACATAAAAAACTGTCTGGCCATCATGAACGAAAATGCCGGCCTGATGTCCGATCATCTTTTCATGGCCCAAAAAGGCAAGCCCATCGATGCCGAGCGTTTTTCAACCATCGTCCAGCGCATTGAAAAACAGATCGCCCGGGCCGATAACATTGTAAAATCCCTCAATGCCTTTTCCCACAGCATGGATAAGCCCAAGCAACAGATAGATCTGGACGAGGCCGTGACCCTGGCCCTGGGTCTTGGTGCCAGAATCATAGCCAACAAGGGCATTCAGGTAAATCACAACCCGTCCGAAAATAAACGTTATCTGAACGGCTCTCTTTTCTTTTCATTGTCTCTAATCTGGTCAATTTTAGAAAATATAACGGAAAACCTTGCATCAGGAACCGTTCTCAATATATTCTCTAAAGAAGAGGATGATAATCAGGTTTGTTTGAGTTTTCAGTGCGAACAACCCATTTTTGCATCTGACTTTGCCGAGCAGGTAAACTGTCAGGCATTAGACCTATTCCAGGCAAAAATTGTATTGGCGGAGCAGAACACCAGGGCAGACCTGCTTTTTGGCAGATAA
- a CDS encoding VTT domain-containing protein, whose amino-acid sequence MKKLLLIIVMAGLVAACFKLGLDDYFSLEEIKHSQGRIQAFYHKNPALAIAVFVGIYIPSVALNLPWALVLGLAAGAFFGTVTGTVVVSFASSIGALLACIISRYLLADWVKKKFKDKLDRVNQGIAREGAFYLFALRLIPLIPFFAVNMVMGVTAIRLTTFYWVSQLGMLPATAVFVNAGSQISKIDSLSGILSGQLMISLALLGILPLGAKRLISFLRKKKAFAGHLDSPGAGAPSARPDRLSPVSAAILEKCTNCGVCLVQCAFLTRYGTPKEIFTVLDPAKQHALSFECSLCGLCRAVCPENLDPGELFLHLRREAVAKNQVDLSTYSTILGYEKKGTSKLFSCYALPRGCDTIFFPGCTLSGTRPKTTWALFETLRAQKPDLGIVLDCCTKPSHDLGRDHYFKSMFEEMLNFLQAHRIKRIQLACPNCYKVFKTYAPNISVETVYEVMDPANPPCKFSDNSRTFKASPLVIHDPCPLRDETQVHESVRALLAGMDLSVEKMGFEKKKTLCCGEGGAVGFIDAELARTWIEKRKKTAGSRSIVTYCAGCAGFLNRAAPTLHVLDILFFPDQAASGHLGTVRAPLTYFHRLALKRKIKKALPDAVFRERNHRPPA is encoded by the coding sequence TTGAAAAAGCTACTGCTCATTATTGTGATGGCAGGTCTGGTCGCCGCCTGTTTCAAGCTTGGACTGGACGACTATTTCAGCCTGGAAGAGATCAAACACTCCCAGGGCAGGATTCAGGCGTTTTACCACAAGAATCCTGCCCTGGCCATTGCCGTTTTCGTCGGCATTTACATTCCGTCAGTTGCCCTTAATCTGCCCTGGGCATTGGTCCTGGGCCTTGCCGCCGGCGCATTCTTCGGCACCGTCACCGGAACGGTGGTGGTTTCCTTCGCAAGCTCAATCGGGGCCCTCCTGGCCTGCATCATTTCCCGCTACCTGCTTGCCGACTGGGTCAAAAAAAAATTTAAGGACAAACTTGATCGGGTAAATCAGGGCATTGCCCGGGAAGGGGCGTTTTATCTGTTTGCCCTGCGCCTGATTCCGCTGATTCCCTTTTTCGCCGTAAATATGGTCATGGGGGTAACCGCCATCCGCTTGACCACGTTTTACTGGGTATCCCAGCTGGGGATGCTCCCGGCCACAGCCGTCTTTGTCAATGCCGGCAGCCAGATTTCAAAAATCGATTCGCTTTCGGGTATTCTTTCAGGACAACTAATGATCTCCCTTGCCCTTTTGGGAATACTTCCCCTTGGGGCCAAGCGGCTCATTTCCTTTCTAAGAAAAAAAAAGGCCTTTGCCGGTCATCTTGACTCCCCGGGTGCCGGGGCACCGTCGGCCCGGCCCGACCGTTTATCCCCTGTGTCGGCCGCAATTCTTGAAAAATGCACCAACTGCGGTGTCTGCCTGGTGCAGTGCGCCTTTTTAACCCGGTACGGAACGCCCAAAGAGATATTCACAGTCCTGGACCCGGCAAAACAGCACGCCCTCTCCTTTGAATGCAGTCTGTGCGGCCTGTGCCGGGCGGTCTGTCCTGAAAATCTGGACCCGGGAGAACTCTTTTTGCATTTAAGAAGGGAGGCCGTAGCCAAAAATCAGGTGGATCTGTCCACCTATTCCACGATTTTGGGGTACGAGAAAAAAGGGACCTCCAAATTATTTTCATGTTATGCCCTGCCCCGGGGCTGCGATACGATCTTTTTCCCCGGCTGCACCCTTTCCGGAACCCGGCCGAAAACCACCTGGGCGCTGTTTGAAACCCTACGGGCCCAAAAGCCGGATTTAGGAATTGTTCTGGACTGCTGCACCAAACCAAGCCATGACCTGGGGCGAGATCACTATTTTAAAAGCATGTTTGAAGAGATGCTGAACTTTTTGCAAGCCCACCGGATAAAGCGGATCCAGCTTGCCTGCCCCAACTGTTATAAAGTCTTTAAAACCTATGCGCCTAACATATCCGTAGAAACCGTGTATGAGGTGATGGACCCGGCAAATCCGCCCTGTAAATTTTCCGACAATTCCCGAACCTTTAAGGCGTCCCCCCTGGTGATCCATGATCCGTGCCCTTTGCGGGATGAAACCCAGGTTCACGAATCGGTCCGCGCGCTATTGGCCGGAATGGACCTGTCGGTTGAAAAAATGGGTTTTGAAAAGAAGAAAACACTTTGCTGCGGCGAGGGCGGGGCTGTGGGATTCATTGATGCTGAACTTGCCCGAACATGGATCGAAAAACGAAAAAAAACGGCCGGCAGCCGGTCCATTGTCACCTATTGCGCCGGTTGCGCCGGTTTTTTAAACCGGGCCGCCCCAACCCTGCACGTACTGGATATTCTCTTTTTTCCGGACCAGGCGGCCTCCGGGCACCTGGGGACGGTTAGGGCGCCGCTGACCTATTTTCACCGGTTGGCCCTGAAACGGAAAATCAAAAAAGCCTTGCCGGACGCTGTTTTCCGGGAAAGAAACCACCGCCCCCCAGCGTAA
- a CDS encoding chloride channel protein, with protein sequence MSKLKQTYNSIYAKFFLFDNRLVLMIAGAVVGIFAGLAAVALRLSLASVLEFLAPYRQYGWAFILPGIGAMCSYLFLDKVMREGAGHGVPEVIYAVSRRGGLIRLRSTFSRLISSFLTIASGGSAGPEAPVVMSGSAIGSNIAKFLGLNDRQRMTLVGCGTAGAIASIFHAPVAGLIFAVEIILGEWKFVNIIPITIAAVAGAQISEAIIPEKELFQHHPFDIFAGDILGSIGLALFTAIISVIFTRTLRHIGGLAKRTPVSPWLRALMGGCTVGAIGIYMPMVLGEGYHPIMEMVGGTFPMAFWLVFLGLFLKIFATAMTLGWGGSGGIFAPCLVIGSLSGVVFHKATMFVFPNAAMTSEGAYALLGMTGIMAGVMQAPLSSIFLIAEITGGYEAILLLLLVSSISSTLSHIIEPASFYFKDLIERGEFMRPGTDARVLSDLSLNELIETNYTPISENMVFREFIDIIRNSHRNHYPVISDETGDYLGMVRVSRIRKYALDPAFYDMIFINQIMDTDMVTVSFDDDLHDVLEFMETFNVDHIPVVDHHRFSGMISKARILDLYRRELIMQTNVQ encoded by the coding sequence ATGAGCAAGCTCAAACAGACCTATAATTCCATTTATGCCAAGTTTTTCCTTTTTGATAACCGGCTTGTGCTGATGATTGCCGGAGCAGTTGTGGGCATCTTTGCAGGACTCGCCGCTGTGGCCCTAAGACTTTCCCTGGCCTCGGTGCTTGAATTTTTAGCGCCCTACCGCCAGTATGGCTGGGCATTTATCTTACCCGGCATCGGTGCCATGTGCTCCTATCTATTTCTTGATAAAGTTATGCGGGAAGGCGCGGGTCACGGTGTGCCCGAAGTGATTTACGCCGTATCCAGACGGGGGGGGCTGATACGGCTTCGATCGACCTTTTCCAGGCTGATTTCAAGTTTTTTAACCATTGCCAGCGGCGGTTCGGCAGGCCCTGAAGCCCCGGTGGTCATGAGCGGGTCCGCCATCGGCTCCAACATCGCTAAATTTTTAGGGTTGAATGACCGGCAGCGCATGACATTGGTCGGCTGCGGCACGGCCGGTGCCATTGCCTCCATTTTTCATGCCCCTGTGGCCGGGCTCATCTTTGCCGTTGAAATTATTCTTGGCGAATGGAAATTCGTCAATATTATTCCTATCACCATTGCCGCAGTGGCCGGTGCACAGATCAGTGAAGCCATCATTCCTGAAAAAGAGCTTTTCCAGCACCACCCCTTTGATATTTTTGCCGGTGATATATTGGGCAGTATCGGACTTGCCCTGTTCACCGCCATCATATCCGTTATTTTTACACGGACGCTCAGACACATTGGCGGGCTGGCCAAACGAACACCCGTCTCCCCCTGGCTTCGGGCATTGATGGGCGGCTGCACTGTAGGGGCAATCGGCATCTATATGCCCATGGTGCTGGGCGAGGGGTATCATCCGATCATGGAAATGGTGGGCGGCACATTTCCCATGGCATTCTGGCTCGTATTCCTTGGTCTGTTTCTAAAGATATTTGCCACGGCCATGACCCTTGGCTGGGGCGGGTCCGGCGGCATCTTTGCCCCCTGCCTGGTCATCGGCAGCCTCAGCGGGGTGGTATTTCACAAGGCCACGATGTTCGTTTTCCCCAATGCCGCAATGACCTCGGAAGGTGCGTACGCCCTTCTAGGCATGACCGGTATCATGGCCGGAGTGATGCAAGCGCCATTGAGTAGCATATTTTTAATTGCAGAAATCACGGGCGGCTATGAAGCTATTTTGCTGTTGCTCCTTGTGTCGTCCATTTCATCGACCCTTAGCCATATTATTGAACCGGCTTCCTTTTACTTTAAAGATCTCATCGAACGCGGTGAATTCATGCGGCCCGGAACGGATGCAAGGGTGTTGTCTGATTTAAGTTTAAACGAACTCATTGAGACCAACTACACCCCCATATCGGAAAATATGGTTTTCAGAGAGTTTATCGACATCATACGCAATTCACACCGCAACCACTACCCGGTCATCTCGGATGAAACCGGAGATTACCTGGGAATGGTTCGGGTTTCACGTATCAGAAAATACGCCCTGGATCCGGCCTTTTATGACATGATCTTTATTAACCAGATCATGGATACGGATATGGTCACAGTATCGTTTGACGATGACCTTCATGATGTACTGGAATTTATGGAGACCTTTAACGTTGACCATATTCCCGTGGTAGATCACCACAGATTTTCCGGGATGATTTCCAAAGCACGGATACTTGATCTGTACCGCAGGGAACTGATCATGCAGACAAACGTACAATGA
- a CDS encoding universal stress protein, which yields MNYKLLHIFRNTPFGRETFLQSLYFCKTINASPVVYIPKTDKFLMYFANDVVQVNLDNSFLASPDTAHENAIALFDEAGIPPRFYKPKNYTASTLPDISSQFDYMCSPRSISDLSSKISLGHLGPKVRRMIKQATFPILIASPVFKPWTSISVFFGGSSNAMNALILGLKTAISSGFGLKIYTVLEKGDEQRYRDMVRDSDLGELVDQYVKEWCFYDSSGFEQMLYDVPHDSLIVLGAYGHGVIKEILLGSKMEHIQSTVSNNLLVTGPNCRISLK from the coding sequence ATGAATTATAAACTGCTTCATATTTTCAGGAATACCCCCTTTGGCAGGGAAACCTTTTTGCAGTCCCTCTATTTTTGCAAAACCATTAACGCCTCTCCGGTGGTGTACATCCCTAAAACCGATAAATTTTTAATGTATTTTGCCAATGATGTGGTTCAGGTGAACCTGGACAACTCATTTTTAGCGTCTCCCGACACAGCCCATGAGAATGCGATTGCGCTTTTTGATGAGGCCGGCATACCACCCAGGTTTTATAAACCCAAAAATTATACCGCATCCACCTTGCCGGATATCTCCAGTCAGTTTGATTATATGTGCTCGCCACGTTCAATCAGCGATCTGTCATCCAAAATAAGCCTGGGACATTTAGGCCCCAAGGTCCGGCGGATGATCAAGCAGGCCACCTTTCCCATTCTGATCGCAAGCCCCGTATTCAAGCCATGGACGAGTATATCCGTTTTTTTCGGCGGCTCATCCAATGCCATGAACGCCCTTATCCTCGGGTTAAAAACGGCAATATCCTCAGGTTTTGGGCTAAAAATATACACCGTACTTGAAAAAGGCGACGAGCAACGGTACCGGGATATGGTCCGGGATTCAGACCTTGGGGAACTTGTGGACCAATATGTCAAAGAGTGGTGTTTTTATGACTCTTCCGGATTCGAACAGATGCTGTATGACGTACCCCACGACTCACTGATCGTTCTTGGCGCCTATGGACACGGTGTAATTAAGGAAATTCTTCTGGGAAGCAAAATGGAGCATATCCAGTCCACGGTCAGCAACAATCTGCTGGTGACGGGCCCCAACTGCCGCATCTCCTTAAAATAG